A region from the Brassica napus cultivar Da-Ae chromosome C8, Da-Ae, whole genome shotgun sequence genome encodes:
- the LOC106436901 gene encoding uncharacterized protein LOC106436901 isoform X1 produces the protein MGCDGQGKLSDSEFSKPLPWIGVYVAAASLICGLAMFADLLRGFRNRRFWFPCKSFSLNATTLTFLAVCVKLSVDLNTCMPSRQDQLSKLSSNVFVCTVMANSMPSLGFMVTQDLLMNLVALGILVVVVTDVVNICIQLGTGAIYVFPQEHALVIVLTLLMFVILTFSAITVPATKRFLELKYKKSYELALKQCPLYQTERRGGFCELKEDLMKFWMMAHTCSPQFVMARSVTCTTSGFLCFLSAVTLSEAILRSYFIQPSSLGFCGGDSDYKWSTTLVLLSQAAAVAIGTVAPASRWFTAVNLQCSSGASKSLRDELRVESYWVESLSEKKEHPLNFWMLHGRRSRKLAHDVNRCILDLCIAIQYGMVFASKFLRFIAVYCVSRILLCCHFTFRTHPDSSSGSNPSARQFVLHLEGEEELMDYMARSNRDATNHLIQKGRKKQPQNLIDLLEATDPISKGFEGILEFDSDEVASLAGSASGEPPNCWALPLVTLTSIAASLPNINPCLLKKLVKAVNEALVYVKKFEDVLDIEGELANSRKAAEVVWLGVDLYHKWLKVDLQKLSKKQRARPQEVFKELEDIAKKEFSESWEKNMLLKPSRWPIKILAANSMYRISQTLSKKYESRNIGTEDTLFREVERMVSDIVAGCFCNTARVVGMQCLVTAVEVREASVREAAMHLGRTEKILEIVDRRCIPALSHHKVAKIDGWREFYKTNKCTPSSTTHPSTQCTTRQLILTIEK, from the coding sequence aTGGGGTGCGATGGTCAAGGCAAGCTTAGCGACTCAGAGTTCAGCAAGCCCTTACCATGGATAGGCGTCTACGTAGCCGCAGCTTCACTCATCTGCGGACTAGCCATGTTCGCCGATCTCCTCCGCGGCTTCCGCAACCGCAGGTTCTGGTTTCCATGCAAGTCCTTCTCACTCAACGCCACCACTCTCACCTTCCTCGCCGTCTGCGTCAAACTCTCAGTGGATCTCAACACTTGCATGCCTAGTCGCCAGGACCAGCTCTCTAAGCTCAGCAGCAACGTATTCGTCTGCACCGTGATGGCCAACTCCATGCCTTCCTTGGGTTTCATGGTCACTCAAGACCTCCTGATGAACCTCGTTGCTCTTGGGATTCTCGTCGTCGTCGTCACCGACGTTGTCAACATCTGTATCCAGCTGGGGACAGGTGCCATCTACGTCTTCCCTCAAGAACACGCGTTGGTCATCGTCCTCACGCTTCTAATGTTTGTGATCTTGACCTTCTCTGCTATCACAGTCCCAGCCACAAAGCGTTTCTTGGAGCTCAAGTATAAGAAGAGTTACGAGTTGGCTTTGAAGCAGTGTCCTTTGTATCAGACGGAGAGAAGAGGAGGGTTCTGTGAGTTAAAGGAAGATCTGATGAAGTTCTGGATGATGGCTCACACTTGTAGCCCTCAGTTTGTCATGGCTCGCTCTGTCACCTGCACCACCTCTGGTTTCCTCTGTTTCTTGAGTGCAGTCACCTTGTCTGAAGCCATTCTCCGATCTTACTTTATACAACCAAGTTCTCTCGGGTTCTGCGGTGGAGACTCTGATTACAAATGGTCAACCACTTTGGTTTTACTCTCGCAGGCGGCTGCTGTGGCCATAGGAACCGTTGCTCCAGCGAGCAGATGGTTTACTGCAGTGAACTTACAGTGCTCATCAGGAGCAAGCAAATCCTTGAGAGATGAGTTGAGAGTAGAGAGTTATTGGGTAGAGAGTCTCTCCGAGAAGAAAGAACATCCCTTGAACTTTTGGATGCTCCATGGTCGCCGCAGTAGGAAGCTTGCACACGACGTAAACCGATGCATACTTGATCTCTGCATTGCGATACAGTACGGGATGGTGTTTGCTAGCAAGTTCCTCCGGTTCATCGCCGTCTACTGTGTGAGTAGGATCTTGCTATGTTGTCATTTCACCTTCAGAACACACCCTGACTCATCCTCCGGATCAAACCCATCAGCGAGACAGTTTGTTCTTCATCTTGAAGGAGAGGAGGAGCTAATGGACTATATGGCACGGAGCAACCGCGACGCCACAAACCACTTGATACAAAAGGGCCGGAAGAAACAGCCACAAAACTTGATCGACCTTTTGGAGGCAACAGATCCCATCTCAAAAGGATTTGAAGGGATATTAGAGTTTGATAGCGACGAGGTCGCTTCTCTGGCGGGCTCGGCCTCCGGAGAGCCACCTAATTGCTGGGCTCTTCCTTTAGTAACACTGACTAGTATAGCTGCTTCACTTCCAAACATCAACCCTTGCTTGCTGAAGAAGTTAGTGAAGGCTGTAAACGAGGCGTTGGTCTATGTCAAGAAGTTTGAAGACGTCTTAGACATTGAAGGAGAGTTAGCTAACAGCAGGAAAGCTGCTGAAGTAGTTTGGTTAGGAGTTGACCTCTACCATAAGTGGCTCAAAGTGGATCTACAGAAACTATCTAAGAAACAGAGAGCAAGACCACAAGAAGTTTTTAAAGAGCTTGAGGATATAGCGAAGAAAGAGTTCAGCGAATCGTGGGAGAAGAACATGTTGCTGAAGCCCTCGCGCTGGCCCATCAAGATCTTAGCAGCAAACTCCATGTACCGAATCAGCCAAACCCTTTCGAAGAAATACGAATCGAGAAACATTGGAACAGAGGATACTCTGTTCAGAGAGGTGGAGAGGATGGTGTCGGACATAGTAGCAGGTTGCTTTTGCAACACGGCAAGAGTGGTGGGAATGCAGTGTTTGGTAACGGCGGTTGAAGTGAGGGAAGCGTCGGTGAGAGAAGCGGCAATGCATCTGGGGAGAACAGAGAAGATACTTGAGATTGTGGACAGGAGATGCATCCCTGCTCTGTCTCATCACAAAGTGGCCAAGATCGATGGATGGAGAGAGTTTTATAAGACCAATAAATGTACCCCTTCTTCCACTACTCATCCTTCGACTCAGTGTACAACTCGTCAACTCATTCTCACCATAGAGAAGTAA
- the LOC106436901 gene encoding uncharacterized protein LOC106436901 isoform X2, with the protein MGCDGQGKLSDSEFSKPLPWIGVYVAAASLICGLAMFADLLRGFRNRRFWFPCKSFSLNATTLTFLAVCVKLSVDLNTCMPSRQDQLSKLSSNVFVCTVMANSMPSLGFMVTQDLLMNLVALGILVVVVTDVVNICIQLGTGAIYVFPQEHALVIVLTLLMFVILTFSAITVPATKRFLELKYKKSYELALKQCPLYQTERRGGFCELKEDLMKFWMMAHTCSPQFVMARSVTCTTSGFLCFLSAVTLSEAILRSYFIQPSSLGFCGGDSDYKWSTTLVLLSQAAAVAIGTVAPASRWFTAVNLQCSSGASKSLRDELRVESYWVESLSEKKEHPLNFWMLHGRRSRKLAHDVNRCILDLCIAIQYGMVFASKFLRFIAVYCVSRILLCCHFTFRTHPDSSSGSNPSARQFVLHLEGEEELMDYMARSNRDATNHLIQKGRKKQPQNLIDLLEATDPISKGFEGILEFDSDEVASLAGSASGEPPNCWALPLVTLTSIAASLPNINPCLLKKLVKAVNEALVYVKKFEDVLDIEGELANSRKAAEVVWLGVDLYHKWLKVDLQKLSKKQRARPQEVFKELEDIAKKEFSESWEKNMLLKPSRWPIKILAANSMYRISQTLSKKYGSEGSVGERSGNASGENREDT; encoded by the exons aTGGGGTGCGATGGTCAAGGCAAGCTTAGCGACTCAGAGTTCAGCAAGCCCTTACCATGGATAGGCGTCTACGTAGCCGCAGCTTCACTCATCTGCGGACTAGCCATGTTCGCCGATCTCCTCCGCGGCTTCCGCAACCGCAGGTTCTGGTTTCCATGCAAGTCCTTCTCACTCAACGCCACCACTCTCACCTTCCTCGCCGTCTGCGTCAAACTCTCAGTGGATCTCAACACTTGCATGCCTAGTCGCCAGGACCAGCTCTCTAAGCTCAGCAGCAACGTATTCGTCTGCACCGTGATGGCCAACTCCATGCCTTCCTTGGGTTTCATGGTCACTCAAGACCTCCTGATGAACCTCGTTGCTCTTGGGATTCTCGTCGTCGTCGTCACCGACGTTGTCAACATCTGTATCCAGCTGGGGACAGGTGCCATCTACGTCTTCCCTCAAGAACACGCGTTGGTCATCGTCCTCACGCTTCTAATGTTTGTGATCTTGACCTTCTCTGCTATCACAGTCCCAGCCACAAAGCGTTTCTTGGAGCTCAAGTATAAGAAGAGTTACGAGTTGGCTTTGAAGCAGTGTCCTTTGTATCAGACGGAGAGAAGAGGAGGGTTCTGTGAGTTAAAGGAAGATCTGATGAAGTTCTGGATGATGGCTCACACTTGTAGCCCTCAGTTTGTCATGGCTCGCTCTGTCACCTGCACCACCTCTGGTTTCCTCTGTTTCTTGAGTGCAGTCACCTTGTCTGAAGCCATTCTCCGATCTTACTTTATACAACCAAGTTCTCTCGGGTTCTGCGGTGGAGACTCTGATTACAAATGGTCAACCACTTTGGTTTTACTCTCGCAGGCGGCTGCTGTGGCCATAGGAACCGTTGCTCCAGCGAGCAGATGGTTTACTGCAGTGAACTTACAGTGCTCATCAGGAGCAAGCAAATCCTTGAGAGATGAGTTGAGAGTAGAGAGTTATTGGGTAGAGAGTCTCTCCGAGAAGAAAGAACATCCCTTGAACTTTTGGATGCTCCATGGTCGCCGCAGTAGGAAGCTTGCACACGACGTAAACCGATGCATACTTGATCTCTGCATTGCGATACAGTACGGGATGGTGTTTGCTAGCAAGTTCCTCCGGTTCATCGCCGTCTACTGTGTGAGTAGGATCTTGCTATGTTGTCATTTCACCTTCAGAACACACCCTGACTCATCCTCCGGATCAAACCCATCAGCGAGACAGTTTGTTCTTCATCTTGAAGGAGAGGAGGAGCTAATGGACTATATGGCACGGAGCAACCGCGACGCCACAAACCACTTGATACAAAAGGGCCGGAAGAAACAGCCACAAAACTTGATCGACCTTTTGGAGGCAACAGATCCCATCTCAAAAGGATTTGAAGGGATATTAGAGTTTGATAGCGACGAGGTCGCTTCTCTGGCGGGCTCGGCCTCCGGAGAGCCACCTAATTGCTGGGCTCTTCCTTTAGTAACACTGACTAGTATAGCTGCTTCACTTCCAAACATCAACCCTTGCTTGCTGAAGAAGTTAGTGAAGGCTGTAAACGAGGCGTTGGTCTATGTCAAGAAGTTTGAAGACGTCTTAGACATTGAAGGAGAGTTAGCTAACAGCAGGAAAGCTGCTGAAGTAGTTTGGTTAGGAGTTGACCTCTACCATAAGTGGCTCAAAGTGGATCTACAGAAACTATCTAAGAAACAGAGAGCAAGACCACAAGAAGTTTTTAAAGAGCTTGAGGATATAGCGAAGAAAGAGTTCAGCGAATCGTGGGAGAAGAACATGTTGCTGAAGCCCTCGCGCTGGCCCATCAAGATCTTAGCAGCAAACTCCATGTACCGAATCAGCCAAACCCTTTCGAAGAAATACG GAAGTGAGGGAAGCGTCGGTGAGAGAAGCGGCAATGCATCTGGGGAGAACAGAGAAGATACTTGA